Proteins encoded together in one Streptomyces sp. NBC_01216 window:
- a CDS encoding AMP-binding protein translates to MLSAELRHPVLPHPAPRRTDRPAEPGRTLDGLFSRAARRHPRAVVVREGLHQLSYGKADLLSARLATALLRTGVQLGDPVVVHCADHRQSLVAHLAVLKSGGVCVPVPGEVPAGQTAAIAAISGADTVLCSLTTHDRWEHGGRLQRLALDDPELWKRIGPWPLDRALPRSGPTEPAYLLTSGESGLWRSGHLVDHRAWHLAMAARSARTGPAGQTVTVTEQPSGPATLSAMWWAFGSGSTLNVRPDGLTRASLAGSVAVCETGRYPRVLDALAGEPPGSPPRAVLLVGAPCPPALAARHREVLPGTGLRAEFAPGGSVLPWGVSVFPSDEEAGGAGATVLAPAPGVRLSVRDVLGGTLRAGEVGEVCASGRTLPFDVIGDRAAGSRAGTPLGSGFGGYRRPDGGLEITGGPCPALPCPAPPPAAAGRKA, encoded by the coding sequence ATGCTCTCGGCCGAACTCCGCCATCCCGTCCTCCCCCATCCCGCGCCCCGCCGCACGGACCGTCCGGCCGAGCCGGGCCGGACGCTCGACGGGCTCTTCAGCCGTGCCGCCCGACGCCACCCGCGGGCCGTCGTGGTGCGTGAGGGGCTCCACCAGCTCTCGTACGGCAAGGCCGACCTCCTCTCCGCCCGACTGGCCACCGCCCTGCTGCGCACCGGGGTCCAGCTCGGTGACCCCGTCGTCGTGCACTGCGCCGACCACCGCCAGTCGCTCGTGGCCCATCTCGCGGTGCTGAAGTCCGGCGGGGTGTGCGTGCCCGTCCCGGGGGAAGTACCGGCCGGGCAGACCGCCGCGATCGCCGCGATCAGCGGTGCCGACACGGTGCTGTGCAGCCTGACGACCCACGACCGCTGGGAGCACGGAGGGCGGCTGCAGCGACTGGCCCTGGACGACCCGGAGCTGTGGAAGCGCATCGGCCCCTGGCCCCTGGACCGGGCACTGCCCCGGTCGGGCCCCACGGAGCCCGCCTACCTGCTGACCTCGGGCGAGAGCGGGCTGTGGCGTTCGGGACATCTCGTCGACCACCGGGCCTGGCATCTGGCGATGGCCGCCAGGTCCGCGCGGACCGGACCGGCCGGACAGACCGTCACCGTCACCGAGCAGCCCTCCGGTCCGGCCACGCTGTCCGCGATGTGGTGGGCCTTCGGCTCCGGCAGCACACTGAACGTCCGGCCCGACGGCCTCACCCGTGCGAGCCTCGCCGGGAGCGTGGCCGTGTGCGAGACGGGCAGGTACCCACGCGTGCTCGACGCGCTGGCCGGCGAGCCGCCCGGCTCCCCGCCCCGGGCGGTGCTGCTGGTGGGGGCTCCGTGCCCGCCCGCGCTCGCGGCGCGGCACCGGGAGGTGCTGCCGGGCACGGGGCTGCGCGCCGAGTTCGCTCCGGGCGGCAGTGTGCTGCCCTGGGGTGTGAGCGTGTTCCCGTCGGACGAGGAGGCGGGCGGCGCCGGGGCCACCGTCCTGGCACCGGCCCCGGGGGTGCGGCTGAGCGTGCGGGACGTCCTGGGCGGGACGCTGCGTGCCGGAGAGGTCGGTGAGGTGTGCGCGAGCGGCCGGACGCTGCCGTTCGACGTCATCGGGGACCGTGCCGCCGGGAGCCGGGCGGGCACGCCGCTCGGCTCCGGATTCGGCGGGTACCGGCGGCCCGACGGCGGGCTGGAGATCACCGGCGGGCCGTGTCCGGCCCTGCCGTGTCCGGCTCCGCCGCCGGCGGCGGCCGGCCGGAAGGCGTGA